In the Aerosakkonema funiforme FACHB-1375 genome, one interval contains:
- a CDS encoding PIN domain-containing protein, translating into MPTPPPVLVILDLSALMGKTSREWQDFSRIGACYVPQAVYEEIEFLTDRAPEPQWEKIAREFMRFFPNSGWQLTDAHATHPAFTPPGGANLSKQARLVVAVAQCTYGFAQENSDNLVVFVSNTQPILQRIPSLGTANLCGITVAALLQWVRTGEKPPAVTQQLQVFGAAGSQGGNNRSPAASPTQSSAPANSAPTMTGPASADRSSSQSKKRSSGTGLLTRLVSGAITFVVLAALGLVGWRFIQPTSFNQFWQKMNLPALPGQPPTQSPKPVKK; encoded by the coding sequence ATGCCTACACCACCGCCTGTTCTGGTTATTCTAGACCTCAGCGCCTTGATGGGCAAAACCAGCCGCGAATGGCAGGATTTCTCGCGCATAGGAGCTTGTTACGTACCCCAAGCGGTCTACGAAGAAATTGAATTTCTCACCGATCGCGCCCCAGAACCCCAATGGGAAAAAATCGCGAGAGAATTTATGCGCTTTTTCCCAAATAGCGGTTGGCAGCTGACTGATGCACACGCCACTCATCCCGCGTTTACTCCTCCTGGGGGTGCCAATTTGAGCAAACAAGCGAGATTGGTGGTGGCAGTTGCCCAGTGTACCTACGGTTTCGCCCAGGAAAACAGCGATAATCTAGTTGTTTTCGTGTCTAATACTCAGCCGATTCTGCAACGGATACCTTCTTTGGGGACTGCCAATCTTTGCGGCATTACGGTGGCGGCACTTTTGCAGTGGGTGCGAACCGGTGAGAAACCACCAGCTGTAACTCAGCAATTGCAAGTTTTTGGGGCGGCGGGGTCGCAGGGGGGAAATAATCGATCGCCAGCTGCTAGCCCAACGCAAAGTTCTGCCCCTGCAAACTCGGCACCTACCATGACTGGGCCAGCATCAGCCGATCGCTCTTCTTCCCAGTCTAAAAAAAGAAGTTCTGGAACTGGTTTGCTGACTCGTTTGGTTAGCGGTGCGATTACTTTTGTTGTGCTTGCAGCACTCGGTTTAGTTGGTTGGCGTTTTATCCAACCCACGAGTTTCAACCAATTTTGGCAGAAAATGAATTTACCTGCTTTACCCGGTCAGCCACCCACACAGTCACCAAAGCCTGTGAAAAAATAG